A window from Culex pipiens pallens isolate TS chromosome 3, TS_CPP_V2, whole genome shotgun sequence encodes these proteins:
- the LOC120423197 gene encoding uncharacterized protein LOC120423197: MSTAPGNNPRTLSDQICRPKLDCSSSSEEEEGYVSPYCCSSDDEHDQRNRDLLDEMPAFSTRSPSGRSLSPIDLEPDSPPGSFRNSSAFDTPTESPGPGHGFVSLEEINARIGLTPPDSERSRSRLNLETIFEDKFLETPPKKGFESRTGNNLLRRSLRNRVLFGGGSGPGSSPATPDRDLDAAAAKKKTSAGIVDSLSDQFDSKCTFSLD; this comes from the coding sequence ATGAGCACTGCGCCAGGTAATAATCCGAGGACATTGTCGGACCAGATTTGCCGGCCAAAGTTGGATTGTTCGTCATCGTCCGAGGAGGAGGAAGGTTACGTGTCCCCGTACTGCTGTTCCAGTGACGATGAGCACGATCAGAGGAACCGCGATTTGCTGGATGAAATGCCGGCCTTTTCCACCCGTTCTCCGTCCGGGCGGTCACTGTCTCCGATCGACCTGGAGCCAGATTCGCCACCGGGAAGCTTTCGCAACTCTTCCGCGTTCGACACGCCAACCGAGAGTCCGGGGCCGGGCCACGGGTTCGTTTCACTGGAGGAAATTAACGCCCGCATCGGACTCACGCCACCCGACTCGGAACGAAGCCGCTCCCGGCTAAACCTGGAGACCATTTTCGAGGACAAATTCCTGGAGACACCGCCGAAGAAGGGCTTCGAGTCTCGTACCGGTAACAACCTGCTGCGACGATCGCTGCGGAATCGGGTGCTGTTTGGTGGTGGGTCGGGTCCGGGAAGCTCGCCGGCCACTCCGGATCGGGACCTggacgcagcagcagcaaagaAAAAGACCTCCGCCGGAATCGTCGACAGCCTGAGCGACCAGTTTGATAGCAAGTGTACATTCTCGCTAGATTAG
- the LOC120423194 gene encoding MAPK/MAK/MRK overlapping kinase-like, whose amino-acid sequence MPEFELADYSILEKIGEGSFSEVFRVKHKRTGFYYAAKKLTKLYFDPAEALQDSEIRVMKLLDYHPNVLSFVDILHDQATGSLSLIMELMDMSMYDYIKNRKRCLSEKRVKRYLYQMVCGLHHLHRNGIFHRDIKPENVLIKIPRKLKENELVQLADFGSICSTSQQPPYSAYISTRWYRSPECLLTSGYYGPKMDIWAVGCCFYEMLTLNPLFPGENELDQLYLIHEIVGSPSASMLAKFRHLNQLNYDFPKRKPTNFRSMIPLLSHYGVDVLNRTLSYAPDARISAARLLQHLYFEDVSKSSKASRLSSSSMPSLDEADLRSKNESRRTSKNFPQSAGSWDRRSNGSSSVTTVSGAGAGGKQKLSLEMLKHKNLERVWGMADSPGKARLVQQIHTTSSRLCS is encoded by the exons ATGCCCGAGTTTGAACTGGCCG ACTACAGCATACTGGAGAAAATTGGAGAGGGTTCCTTCTCGGAGGTGTTTCGCGTGAAGCACAAACGAACCGGTTTTTACTATGCGGCCAAGAAGCTTACCAAACTGTACTTTGATCCGGCGGAAGCGCTCCAGGATTCGGAGATCCGGGTGATGAAGCTGCTGGACTACCATCCAAACGTGCTAAGTTTCGTGGACATTTTGCA CGACCAAGCGACCGGAAGTTTGTCGCTCATTATGGAGCTGATGGACATGAGCATGTACGACTACATAAAGAACCGGAAGCGGTGCCTGTCGGAGAAGCGCGTCAAGCGTTATCTGTACCAAATGGTTTGCGGGCTACATCATCTGCATCGTAACGGAATATTTCACAGGGACATAAAGCCGGAAAACGTGCTCATCAAAATTCCTCGCAAGCTCAAGGAGAACGAGTTAGTCCAGTTGGCGGATTTCGGGTCAATTTGTAGCACCAGCCAGCAGCCGCCGTATTCAGCGTACATTTCAACGCGCTGGTATCGCTCGCCGGAATGCTTGCTGACCTCGGGTTATTACGGACCCAAGATGGACATTTGGGCTGTCGGCTGCTGTTTTTACGAAATGCTTACACTGAATCCTCTCTTCCCGGGGGAAAACGAACTGGACCAGCTGTACTTGATCCACGAAATTGTCGGATCACCGTCGGCTTCGATGTTGGCCAAGTTTCGGCATTTGAACCAACTGAACTACGACTTTCCCAAGCGCAAACCAACCAACTTTCGAAGCATGATTCCGCTGCTTAGCCATTACGGGGTCGATGTGCTCAATCGAACGCTTTCCTATGCCCCGGACGCGAGGATCAGCGCAGCAAGGCTTCTGCAGCACTTGTACTTTGAAGATGTGAGCAAAAGTTCGAAAGCGTCTCGGTTATCTTCGTCGTCGATGCCCAGCTTGGACGAGGCGGATTTGCGGAGCAAGAACGAAAGTAGGAGAACCAGCAAAAAT TTCCCCCAAAGTGCCGGCTCGTGGGACCGCCGCAgcaacggcagcagcagcgTGACAACCGTTTCCGGCGCAGGCGCAGGTGGCAAGCAAAAGCTGTCGCTGGAGATGCTGAAGCACAAGAACCTGGAGCGCGTCTGGGGCATGGCGGACAGCCCGGGCAAGGCGCGACTCGTCCAGCAGATTCACACCACCTCGTCCCGGTTGTGCTCGTAG
- the LOC120423191 gene encoding NEDD4-binding protein 2 produces MQTDEMLAQLTEMFGDYMDQTRIATAVLCNKDLESCIEFLLKDDAKEVAQPQSTSTGAIKKTVPPKSNDFASFLKGGNQQFGVLPQRPNCRGGRVDDYPPNFAEIVEMISKGLRVMVLMRGPPGSGKSHLARALIDKTLGNSDYRNHVFGADDYFLVNGVYRWQPDRLDDAHRFNQSNVRNKAIAGWSPIVVDNTHMKHWEMHAYVEIAAENGYVVRVLEPVTHWRKSARALAGRNVHGVPEAKIKTMLLNYERLSDVSELFRQCKLERALDSPPKMRHYPIVREDLLDDGKTSGDEAPVWSTTSDWEASNDVPSNSPEASERECVDLASIPMPKPPRQTPVHQQSANKPPQVEEEILAVNDGDEWSWPLASNDGVVSWKPYDEESANFWTGTDHEGQMASAARIEPQTPFSLLSKVAIPAEWKTPDSSSGVTPTKAKEKRSERKKSDKKRIALVRHRRGCENENSSFSEICNLYPLVPASYLWDLFEKCNGDGDWTANLLLEDQTVHEYSEGENGTVVEQEVGGNVLECSCNEPVAVQVTSTGEETDRSAVNSPRSTMRKKDKTISGDVQLAKKQLESLVVLERQNYSKHIQQIRVAKGIITKEELEQDADMEPSCSYETIDPVPEVLEVTLGVELIKQLHEIFKKKHSTKSFSIDDLTPERTKVFMASEMAEQIYLSFMDSVYSRREEERLVTMKRDAQMAKQMDVKERYPTLFNEKLNSSDTPNLADIIDMEQAMTAYRNEMNGWTKEAPRDLAAQMTRQKLAEMYPSVEQNVLAEILHAHDNKFNDTVDVLNNSIPATLRNQIAREREALLKRTEPVPVVPPPPPGLEQSISGEEAINLHLKTAEECRNLAQHHQDLKNECHEKARNAIQRGIAGVAEYYAQIARLHRTKIDLYNSKASNSIMEVHKLTLNNADVLDLHYLHSEEALRCLEMFLAEHARKLRTRQQQFKELFIITGRGLHSADGIPIIKHRVKAMLRDLGLRAVELNPGFLKIKVYNNADVLERLLVPQG; encoded by the exons ATGCAGACGGACGAGATGCTGGCCCAGCTAACGGAGATGTTTGGCGATTACATGGACCAAACGCGCATTGCGACGGCCGTCCTCTGCAACAAGGATT TGGAATCCTGTATAGAGTTTCTGCTGAAGGACGATGCCAAAGAAGTGGCGCAACCACAGTCTACCTCAACGGGTGCCATCAAGAAGACGGTTCCGCCGAAATCGAACGATTTTGCCTCATTCCTCAAGGGTGGCAACCAGCAATTTGGAGTTTTGCCCCAGCGACCGAACTGCAGAGGTGGTCGCGTGGATGATTACCCGCCGAACTTTGCCGAGATCGTCGAGATGATCTCCAAGGGGTTGCGGGTTATGGTGCTGATGCGTGGGCCGCCCGGATCTGGTAAGTCACACCTGGCCCGGGCGCTTATTGATAAAACGCTGGGCAATTCGGACTACCGGAACCATGTGTTTGGGGCGGACGATTACTTTCTTGTTAATGGGGTGTACAGGTGGCAACCGGACCGGCTGGACGACGCCCACCGCTTCAACCAGAGTAATGTCCGCAATAAGGCCATCGCCGGGTGGAGTCCGATTGTGGTGGACAATACGCATATGAAGCATTGGGAGATGCACGCGTATGTCGAGATCGCCGCGGAGAACGGGTATGTCGTGCGGGTTCTGGAACCGGTGACTCACTGGAGGAAGAGCGCGCGAGCTTTGGCGGGGAGGAATGTGCACGGTGTGCCGGAAGCGAAAATCAAAACCATGCTGTTGAACTACGAACGACTGTCGGACGTTTCGGAGCTGTTTCGGCAGTGCAAGCTGGAACGCGCACTCGATTCGCCACCCAAGATGCGACACTACCCGATTGTGCGGGAAGACTTGCTGGACGACGGGAAAACAAGCGGTGACGAAGCGCCAGTGTGGAGTACGACCTCCGACTGGGAGGCTTCCAACGATGTTCCGTCCAATTCGCCGGAGGCGAGCGAGCGTGAGTGCGTTGATTTGGCCAGCATTCCAATGCCGAAACCGCCCAGGCAAACGCCAGTTCATCAGCAGTCAGCAAACAAGCCGCCTCAAGTTGAGGAAGAAATTCTCGCGGTCAACGATGGGGACGAATGGAGCTGGCCGCTGGCCAGTAACGATGGCGTGGTCAGCTGGAAACCGTACGACGAGGAAAGTGCCAACTTTTGGACGGGAACCGACCACGAAGGTCAGATGGCCAGCGCCGCGCGCATCGAGCCGCAGACACCGTTCAGTTTACTGTCGAAAGTGGCCATTCCTGCCGAGTGGAAGACTCCGGACAGCTCGAGCGGAGTGACGCCGACGAAGGCCAAAGAGAAACGAAGCGAGCGGAAGAAATCGGACAAAAAGCGGATCGCGTTGGTGAGGCATCGCCGGGGTTGTGAGAATGAGAACTCTAGCTTTTCGGAGATTTGCAACCTTTATCCGCTCGTGCCGGCATCGTACCTGTGGGATCTGTTTGAAAAGTGCAACGGGGATGGAGACTGGACGGCCAATTTGCTACTGGAGGATCAGACCGTGCACGAGTACAGCGAGGGGGAGAATGGGACGGTCGTCGAGCAGGAGGTTGGGGGAAACGTGCTCGAGTGTAGCTGTAACGAACCGGTGGCAGTGCAAGTTACTTCGACGGGAGAAGAAACGGATCGGTCGGCGGTTAACTCACCCCGAAGTACAATGAGAAAAAAAGATAAGACTATTTCGGGGGATGTCCAACTTGCCAAGAAACAGCTAGAATCGTTGGTGGTGCTGGAGAGACAGAATTACTCGAAGCACATTCAGCAAATTCGAGTGGCGAAAGGAATAATAACTAAGGAGGAGCTTGAGCAGGACGCGGATATGGAGCCGTCATGTTCCtacgagacaatcgacccggtTCCGGAAGTGCTTGAGGTCACTTTAGGGGTTGAGCTGATAAAGCAGttgcatgaaattttcaaaaagaaacacTCGACGAAATCATTTTCAATTGACGACTTGACGCCGGAAAGGACCAAAGTTTTTATGGCCAGTGAAATGGCGGAGCAGATTTACCTCTCGTTTATGGACTCGGTTTATAGCCGTCGCGAGGAGGAGAGACTAGTCACAATGAAAAGGGACGCTCAGATGGCGAAGCAGATGGACGTGAAGGAGCGATATCCGACGTTGTTCAACGAAAAGCTCAATAGCTCGGACACGCCAAACCTGGCGGACATCATCGATATGGAGCAGGCCATGACGGCGTACCGGAACGAAATGAACGGATGGACCAAGGAAGCGCCCCGTGACCTGGCAGCCCAGATGACGCGCCAAAAACTTGCAGAAATGTACCCCAGCGTCGAGCAGAACGTCCTGGCGGAGATCCTCCACGCCCACGACAACAAATTCAACGACACGGTCGACGTGCTCAACAACTCGATCCCCGCCACACTCCGCAATCAGATTGCACGTGAGCGTGAAGCACTGCTCAAACGAACCGAACCCGTCCCCGTTGTACCGCCTCCCCCGCCCGGACTCGAGCAAAGCATTTCCGGCGAGGAAGCCATCAACCTGCACCTGAAAACGGCCGAAGAATGCCGCAACCTGGCCCAGCACCACCAAGATCTCAAGAACGAATGCCACGAAAAGGCACGGAACGCCATCCAGCGGGGCATCGCCGGCGTTGCCGAGTATTACGCCCAAATCGCGCGACTTCACCGCACCAAGATCGACCTGTACAACAGCAAGGCTTCAAATTCCATCATGGAAGTGCACAAGCTTACGCTGAACAACGCCGACGTCCTCGATCTGCACTACCTGCACTCGGAAGAGGCGCTGCGCTGTTTGGAGATGTTCCTGGCCGAGCACGCCCGCAAGCTGCGAACCAGGCAGCAACAGTTCAAGGAACTGTTCATCATCACGGGACGCGGCCTGCACTCGGCCGACGGAATTCCCATCATCAAGCACCGCGTCAAGGCCATGCTGCGAGACTTGGGGTTGAG AGCGGTGGAACTGAACCCAGGTTTCCTCAAGATCAAGGTGTACAACAATGCGGACGTGTTGGAGCGGTTATTGGTGCCTCAGGGCTAG
- the LOC120423212 gene encoding nuclear receptor-binding factor 2-like produces the protein MENSYLNMAHVYSRKAEYFSKKGRYDEAMECHRKTVTNLDLALKISPPSTVILESLQIQKKYHLKQVESLKLKKQQHERYMKALEYQRRRNPEYLAQQMEKLDKYNELQIAIYHNLDDTDTLLESLQKSRLGGQPDPAAGKAPVDELVSLNHALHLLIHKMAQNFDEYATENENLKEKLRLYEKETENQPAVANSLETGRDALEAIEFHSQELPALAPLELPSFDVSGFENN, from the exons atggaaaattCTTATTTAAATATG GCTCACGTCTACAGTAGAAAGGCGgaatacttttcgaaaaaaggtcGCTACGATGAAGCAATGGAGTGCCACCGCAAAACGGTCAcgaacttggatttggccctgAAAATCTCGCCCCCTTCTACGGTTATCTTGGAGTCGCTACAAATACAAAAGAAGTACCACTTGAAACAG GTGGAAtctttaaaactcaaaaaacaacaacacgaaCGCTACATGAAAGCCCTGGAATACCAACGCCGAAGGAATCCCGAATACCTGGCCCAGCAAATGGAGAAGCTAGACAAGTACAACGAGCTGCAGATTGCCATTTATCACAACTTGGACGACACGGACACGCTGCTGGAATCGCTTCAAAAGTCCCGCTTGGGAGGACAGCCGGATCCCGCCGCTGGCAAGGCTCCGGTGGACGAGCTGGTTTCACTGAACCACGCGCTGCACCTGCTAATCCATAAAATGGCGCAAAACTTTGACGAGTACGCCACCGAGAATGAAAATCTAAAGGAGAAGCTGAGACTTTACgaaaaagaaaccgaaaatcaACCGGCGGTGGCGAACTCGCTGGAAACAGGCCGAGATGCGCTCGAGGCGATCGAGTTCCATTCGCAGGAGCTGCCGGCGTTGGCGCCGCTGGAATTGCCGTCGTTTGATGTTTCCGGGTTTGAAAACAATTAG